The following proteins come from a genomic window of Lycium ferocissimum isolate CSIRO_LF1 chromosome 4, AGI_CSIRO_Lferr_CH_V1, whole genome shotgun sequence:
- the LOC132053114 gene encoding classical arabinogalactan protein 26-like has translation MASTSKKPFLIPLMIFLICQTFSSSPATIPASTISAAPALLPNPPLSSPPFPALSPDITPLFPSPGGSELAPSDSSLPTIPSSLSPPNPDAMVAPGPFMPFQPSGSFPIYSAIPLASCFSAILVFAV, from the coding sequence ATGGCTTCCACTTCCAAAAAGCCATTCTTGATTCCactcatgattttcttgatttgccaaactttttcttcttctccagCTACCATCCCAGCTTCAACTATTTCAGCTGCACCTGCATTACTGCCAAATCCACCATTATCTTCACCTCCATTTCCTGCTCTATCTCCAGATATAACTCCTTTATTTCCTTCACCTGGTGGCTCAGAACTTGCTCCTAGTGATTCTTCACTACCTACTATACCTTCAAGTCTCAGCCCTCCAAATCCAGATGCTATGGTTGCTCCTGGACCTTTCATGCCATTTCAGCCTTCTGGCTCATTCCCAATTTACTCTGCAATTCCTCTAGCATCATGTTTTAGTGCAATTCTGGTCTTTGCTGTGTAA